One part of the Tenacibaculum sp. 190130A14a genome encodes these proteins:
- a CDS encoding aconitate hydratase — protein sequence MAFDIEMIKKVYSKFEEHVNAAKKLTGKPLTLAEKILYAHLWDGKATTAYNRGVDYVDFAPDRIACQDATAQMALLQFMQAGKKKVAVPTTVHCDHLIQAKVGASVDLQTALNNSNEVFNFLESVSNKYGIGFWKPGAGIIHQVVLENYAFPGGMMIGTDSHTVNAGGLGMVAIGVGGADAVDVMAGMPWELKFPKLIGVKLTGKLSGWTAPKDVILKVAEILTVKGGTGAIVEYFGPGATAMSCTGKGTICNMGAEIGATTSTFGYDDSMERYLRATDRDDVADEANKIKEYLTGDPEVYANPEQYFDQVIEINLSELGPLLNGPFTPDLSTSVGKEMTEKATTNDWPLEVEWGLIGSCTNSSYEDLSRASSVAQQALDKGLKTKAEFGINPGSEQVRYTAERDGILQVFEKLNAKIFTNACGPCIGQWGRYKDPKNAPKNSIVHSFNRNFAKRADGNPNTHAFVASPELTAAIAIAGRLDFNPLTDKLINENGEEVMLDEPTGWELPPKGFEVDDNGYLEPIADGSGVEVMVDPNSERLELLTPFTPIGDEIKGAKLLIKAFGKCTTDHISMAGPWLRYRGHLDNISNNCLIGAVNAYNKQTNFVKSQITGEYDAVPKTQRAYKAAGVKTIVVGDHNYGEGSSREHAAMEPRHLGVVAVLVKSFARIHETNLKKQGMLGLTFANESDYDLIQEDDTFNFLDLREFAPGKPLTIEVVHADGSKDSIIANHTYNAGQIEWYKEGSALNLIKKQNI from the coding sequence ATGGCTTTTGATATTGAAATGATAAAAAAGGTGTACAGTAAGTTTGAAGAGCATGTAAATGCAGCAAAAAAACTTACTGGTAAACCGTTAACGCTTGCTGAAAAGATTTTATATGCACATTTGTGGGATGGAAAAGCAACGACTGCTTATAATAGAGGAGTTGACTATGTAGATTTTGCTCCTGATCGAATTGCATGTCAAGATGCAACAGCCCAAATGGCCTTGTTGCAATTTATGCAAGCAGGAAAGAAGAAAGTAGCAGTACCTACCACGGTACACTGTGATCACTTAATTCAGGCGAAAGTAGGAGCTTCGGTAGATTTACAAACAGCATTAAATAATTCAAATGAAGTATTTAATTTCTTAGAATCGGTTTCTAATAAATACGGAATTGGATTTTGGAAACCAGGTGCAGGAATTATTCATCAAGTAGTATTAGAAAATTATGCTTTTCCGGGAGGAATGATGATTGGTACCGATTCACATACGGTAAATGCTGGTGGACTTGGAATGGTAGCCATTGGAGTAGGTGGAGCCGATGCTGTTGATGTTATGGCTGGGATGCCTTGGGAGTTAAAATTCCCTAAACTAATAGGAGTAAAGTTAACGGGTAAATTATCAGGATGGACAGCTCCTAAAGATGTAATCTTAAAAGTAGCTGAAATTTTAACCGTAAAAGGAGGAACTGGAGCAATTGTAGAATATTTTGGGCCGGGAGCAACGGCAATGTCTTGTACTGGTAAAGGAACTATTTGTAATATGGGAGCAGAAATAGGAGCAACAACTTCTACTTTCGGTTATGACGATTCTATGGAACGTTATTTACGTGCTACAGATAGAGATGATGTGGCTGATGAAGCTAATAAAATTAAAGAATACCTTACGGGAGATCCTGAGGTATATGCAAATCCAGAACAATATTTTGATCAAGTTATTGAAATAAACTTATCAGAATTAGGGCCATTATTAAACGGACCTTTTACACCAGACTTATCTACTTCAGTAGGTAAAGAAATGACAGAAAAGGCAACTACAAATGATTGGCCTCTAGAGGTAGAATGGGGATTGATAGGTTCTTGTACCAATTCATCTTATGAAGACTTGTCAAGAGCATCTTCGGTAGCACAACAAGCCTTGGATAAAGGATTAAAAACAAAAGCAGAGTTTGGAATTAATCCAGGCTCTGAGCAAGTACGTTATACCGCAGAAAGAGATGGGATTTTACAGGTTTTTGAGAAGTTAAATGCAAAGATTTTCACCAATGCTTGTGGACCATGTATTGGACAATGGGGGCGTTATAAAGACCCGAAAAATGCACCAAAAAACTCAATAGTACATTCTTTTAATAGAAACTTTGCCAAGCGTGCTGATGGAAATCCAAACACGCATGCTTTTGTAGCTTCACCAGAGTTAACTGCTGCGATTGCAATTGCAGGACGATTAGACTTTAACCCGTTAACAGATAAACTAATCAATGAAAATGGTGAAGAGGTAATGTTAGATGAACCTACTGGATGGGAATTACCGCCAAAAGGCTTTGAAGTAGATGATAATGGCTATTTAGAGCCAATTGCAGATGGAAGTGGAGTAGAAGTTATGGTAGATCCTAATTCTGAACGATTAGAATTGTTAACACCATTTACGCCAATTGGTGATGAAATTAAAGGAGCTAAATTATTAATTAAAGCTTTTGGAAAGTGTACAACAGATCATATTTCTATGGCAGGACCTTGGTTGCGTTATCGTGGGCATTTAGATAATATTTCAAACAACTGTTTAATAGGAGCAGTAAATGCGTATAACAAGCAAACCAATTTTGTTAAAAGTCAAATTACAGGAGAGTACGATGCGGTTCCTAAAACACAAAGAGCGTATAAAGCAGCAGGAGTTAAAACTATTGTAGTGGGTGACCACAACTATGGTGAAGGGTCTTCTCGTGAACATGCAGCTATGGAGCCACGTCATTTAGGTGTTGTGGCGGTATTGGTAAAATCATTTGCTAGAATTCATGAAACGAATCTTAAAAAACAAGGAATGCTAGGATTGACTTTTGCAAATGAATCAGACTATGATTTGATTCAAGAAGATGACACATTCAACTTTTTAGATTTACGTGAGTTTGCTCCAGGGAAACCATTAACTATTGAAGTAGTACATGCTGATGGGTCTAAAGATAGTATTATAGCAAATCATACCTATAATGCAGGACAAATTGAGTGGTATAAAGAAGGTTCAGCATTGAATTTAATTAAGAAACAAAATATCTAA
- a CDS encoding YfcC family protein, with translation MKKIKIPHALTLLFIIILLVSALTHIIPAGKFERVLMEGRNRVIPNSYAVIQSTPVSFFDIFKAIPLGFKTAVNIIFIVLAGGIMFGIMEKTQAIENAAGTLVKKLGNEKRYLIVFLITFFYGFLGVFVGYEHNIAMVPLAAVLSIAIGGDLILAAGISVAAITVGFGLSPINPYTVGIGHKIAELPLFSGAALRTILCLLALGILALYNIQYLKKTSHNPDKSLGKGLDENGIKLSKSISEYTITRGNYMVLFIFIIGLGVILWGVFQHNWYFIELSAVFLMIAIASGLVSRMNPTVFSETVLESVAKAAPGAFMVGFATTIKVLMDMSNISDTISFEMANLLQGLPQYFAAVGMSISQGVINLFIPSGSGQALATLPVMIPLGEVLGLTRQTTILAFQIGDGVTNLVNPTLGGLIAMLSMCRVPLNRWFKFILPLVMIILVLSWTILTIATFINY, from the coding sequence TTGAAAAAAATAAAAATCCCTCATGCTTTAACCTTATTGTTTATTATAATACTATTGGTTTCGGCACTTACACATATTATTCCGGCAGGAAAGTTTGAAAGAGTTTTAATGGAAGGTAGAAATAGAGTTATTCCTAACTCCTATGCAGTTATTCAAAGTACACCCGTAAGTTTTTTTGATATTTTCAAAGCAATTCCTTTAGGTTTTAAAACGGCTGTAAATATTATTTTTATTGTATTAGCTGGAGGAATTATGTTTGGTATTATGGAAAAGACACAAGCCATTGAAAATGCTGCAGGAACCTTAGTAAAGAAATTAGGGAACGAAAAGAGGTATCTTATTGTATTTTTAATCACGTTTTTTTATGGTTTCTTAGGAGTTTTTGTGGGGTATGAACATAATATAGCTATGGTACCATTAGCGGCGGTATTAAGTATTGCCATTGGTGGAGATTTAATCTTAGCAGCCGGTATTTCGGTTGCGGCAATTACAGTTGGTTTTGGATTATCACCGATAAATCCCTATACCGTTGGAATTGGTCATAAAATAGCAGAATTACCGTTGTTTTCAGGAGCTGCATTGAGAACCATTTTGTGTTTGTTGGCACTGGGGATTTTGGCATTGTATAATATTCAATACTTGAAAAAAACTTCACATAACCCTGATAAATCTTTGGGAAAAGGATTAGATGAAAACGGAATTAAACTATCAAAATCTATTTCAGAATATACGATAACTAGAGGTAATTATATGGTCTTATTTATCTTTATAATTGGCTTAGGTGTAATACTTTGGGGAGTATTTCAACATAATTGGTATTTTATAGAACTTTCGGCTGTATTTTTAATGATAGCAATAGCCAGTGGTTTGGTTTCGAGGATGAATCCAACGGTTTTTAGTGAAACCGTATTAGAATCGGTTGCAAAAGCTGCTCCAGGGGCTTTTATGGTTGGTTTCGCAACCACTATAAAAGTACTTATGGATATGAGTAATATTAGTGATACCATATCTTTCGAAATGGCAAACTTATTACAAGGATTACCTCAATATTTCGCTGCTGTTGGAATGTCCATTTCACAAGGAGTGATCAATTTATTTATTCCTTCTGGTAGCGGACAAGCACTGGCTACCTTACCAGTAATGATTCCTTTAGGAGAAGTGTTAGGTTTAACAAGACAAACTACAATTTTAGCATTTCAAATAGGAGATGGAGTAACTAATTTAGTTAATCCAACTTTGGGAGGGCTTATCGCCATGTTAAGTATGTGTAGAGTTCCTTTGAATAGATGGTTCAAATTTATTTTACCATTAGTGATGATAATATTAGTACTTTCATGGACTATTTTAACAATAGCCACTTTTATAAATTATTAA
- the dnaJ gene encoding molecular chaperone DnaJ, protein MAKQDYYEILGVTKSATQAEIKKAYRKMAIKYHPDKNPDNTEAEEKFKLAAEAYEVLSDENKKARYDQYGHAAFEGGQGGFGGGGMNMDDIFSQFGDIFGGAFGGGFGGFGGGGRRQARVKGSNLRIRVKLTLEEIANGVEKKVKVRRKVQAEGVTYKTCSTCNGSGQQMRVTNTILGRMQTATTCSTCHGAGEMLDSKPSGADAQGMVVKEETVSINIPEGVTEGVQLKVGGKGNEAPGNNSIPGDLLVLIEEVKHETLKREGSNIHYDLYINFSEAVLGTSKEIETVTGKVKIKVEAGTQSGKILRLKGKGLPSIEHYGNGDFLIHINVWTPQELTKDQRKFFEEMMGDDNFSPNPQKTDKSFFEKVKDMFS, encoded by the coding sequence ATGGCAAAACAAGATTATTACGAAATATTAGGAGTTACAAAATCAGCTACACAAGCTGAAATCAAAAAGGCATATCGTAAGATGGCCATTAAGTATCATCCAGATAAGAACCCTGATAATACTGAAGCAGAAGAAAAATTTAAATTAGCTGCCGAGGCTTATGAGGTCTTGAGCGATGAAAACAAAAAAGCACGTTACGATCAGTATGGTCATGCAGCCTTTGAAGGAGGTCAAGGAGGCTTCGGTGGAGGCGGTATGAATATGGATGATATTTTCAGCCAATTTGGAGATATTTTTGGAGGTGCTTTTGGAGGTGGCTTTGGTGGTTTTGGTGGCGGTGGACGTCGTCAAGCTAGAGTTAAAGGAAGTAACTTACGTATTCGTGTAAAGCTAACTCTTGAAGAAATAGCAAATGGAGTTGAGAAAAAAGTAAAAGTTCGTAGAAAAGTTCAAGCTGAAGGAGTAACTTATAAAACATGTTCAACATGTAATGGTAGTGGGCAACAAATGCGTGTTACCAATACAATATTAGGTAGAATGCAAACTGCTACGACTTGTAGTACATGTCATGGAGCTGGAGAAATGTTAGATTCTAAACCATCAGGGGCCGATGCACAAGGTATGGTTGTTAAAGAAGAAACAGTTTCTATTAACATTCCTGAAGGTGTAACAGAAGGAGTACAGTTAAAAGTAGGAGGGAAAGGAAATGAAGCACCTGGTAATAACTCTATTCCGGGAGATCTTTTAGTTTTAATAGAAGAGGTAAAGCATGAAACTTTAAAAAGAGAAGGTAGTAACATCCATTATGATTTATACATCAATTTCTCCGAAGCTGTATTAGGAACTTCAAAAGAAATTGAAACGGTAACTGGAAAAGTTAAAATCAAGGTTGAGGCAGGTACACAATCTGGTAAAATCTTAAGGTTAAAAGGTAAAGGGTTACCAAGTATAGAGCATTATGGTAATGGTGATTTTCTAATTCATATTAATGTTTGGACTCCTCAAGAACTTACAAAAGATCAACGAAAGTTTTTTGAAGAAATGATGGGAGATGATAACTTTAGTCCGAATCCTCAAAAAACAGATAAATCTTTCTTCGAAAAGGTAAAAGATATGTTTTCGTAA
- a CDS encoding nucleotide exchange factor GrpE yields MSKDQYTQEDELKDNLKQVEVDVNQEGTTDSIDDKEAKEDKEEKEVPTAEELIQAEKDKYLRLFAEFENYKKRTTKERIELFKTASQELMTALLPIMDDFDRGLAEIKKSEDTELLKGMELIQSKFKNTLTQKGLTEIEVNPGDSFDAEIHDAITQIPAPTDDLKGKIIDCVEKGYKLGDKIIRHPKVVMGQA; encoded by the coding sequence ATGAGTAAAGATCAATATACACAAGAAGACGAGTTAAAAGATAATTTAAAACAAGTAGAGGTTGATGTAAATCAAGAGGGAACTACTGATTCTATTGATGATAAGGAAGCTAAAGAAGATAAGGAAGAGAAAGAGGTACCTACCGCAGAAGAGTTAATTCAAGCAGAAAAAGACAAATATTTGCGTTTATTTGCAGAGTTTGAAAATTATAAAAAGCGTACAACTAAAGAGCGTATAGAGTTATTTAAAACAGCAAGTCAAGAATTAATGACAGCTTTACTGCCAATTATGGATGATTTTGATAGAGGTTTGGCAGAAATTAAAAAATCTGAAGACACTGAGTTATTAAAAGGGATGGAGTTGATTCAGTCTAAGTTTAAAAATACTTTGACTCAAAAAGGATTAACTGAGATTGAGGTGAATCCGGGAGATAGTTTTGATGCTGAGATTCATGATGCAATTACACAAATTCCTGCTCCAACAGATGATCTAAAAGGAAAGATTATTGACTGTGTGGAAAAAGGGTATAAGCTAGGAGATAAAATTATTCGCCATCCAAAAGTGGTAATGGGACAAGCATAA
- a CDS encoding bifunctional aconitate hydratase 2/2-methylisocitrate dehydratase produces the protein MNTYSDYLKEIEVRKGQGLHPKPIDGSELLKDIISQIKDENNEHREASLNFFIYNVLPGTTSAAGVKAQFLKEIILGESVVKEITPEFAFEQLSHMKGGPSVAVLLDLALGNNEEIAKQAAKVLKTQVFLYEADTERLEEAMKLGSPIAKDIIESYAQAEFFTKLPEIDEEIEVVTYVAGVGDISTDLLSPGADAHSRSDRELHGQSMFEHNKDMQNELLALQKEHPNKRVMLIAEKGTMGVGSSRMSGVNNVALWTGIPSSPYVPFINIAPVIAGTNGIAPIFLTTVGVTGGIGIDLKNWVKQKDENGNTIVDEDGDPILKEMYSVKTGTVLTINTKEKKLYNGTQELKDISTALTPPKMEFIKAGGSYAVVFGKKLQTFACKVLGIDVPQVYAPSKEISIEGQGLTAVEKIFNRNAVGNTPGVTLHAGSNTRVEVNIVGSQDTTGLMTSQELEMMAATVISPIVDAGYQSGCHTASVWDDKSKANIPRLMKFMNDFGLITGRDPKGVYHPMTDVIHKVLNDIAVDDWDVIIGGDSHTRMAKGVAFGADSGTVALALATGEATMPIPQSVKVTFKGNMVPYMDFRDVVHATQQQMLDQFEGENVFQGKIIEVHIGTLTSDQAFTFTDWTAEMKAKASICISEDETLIESLEISRDRIQIMIDKGMDNEKQVLQGLVDKANARIAELQSGSRPALKPDADAKYYAEVVIDLDKIVEPMIADPDVNNEDVSKRYTHDNIQPLSFYGGTKKVDLGFVGSCMIHKGDMKILAQMLKNIEAQQGKVEFNAPLVVAPPTYNIVDELKAEGDWDVLAKYSGFVFDDDAPKAAARTKYENVLYLERPGCNLCMGNQEKAEPGDTVMATSTRLFQGRVVRDSDEKKGESLLSSTPVVVLSSILGRTPTLEEYQAAVEGIVLTKFKPSQKQLVM, from the coding sequence ATGAATACATACTCAGATTACCTAAAGGAGATTGAAGTAAGAAAAGGCCAAGGTTTACACCCAAAGCCAATCGACGGAAGCGAATTATTAAAAGACATTATCTCACAGATTAAAGATGAAAATAACGAGCACCGCGAAGCATCTCTAAACTTTTTTATTTATAATGTTTTACCTGGTACAACTAGTGCTGCTGGAGTAAAAGCTCAATTTTTAAAAGAGATTATTTTAGGAGAATCTGTAGTAAAAGAAATTACTCCTGAATTTGCTTTTGAGCAATTATCTCACATGAAAGGGGGGCCTTCTGTTGCAGTGTTATTAGATTTAGCTTTAGGAAACAATGAAGAAATAGCTAAACAAGCGGCTAAAGTATTAAAGACGCAAGTATTCTTGTATGAAGCAGATACAGAGCGTTTAGAAGAAGCAATGAAGTTGGGAAGCCCAATAGCTAAGGATATTATTGAAAGTTATGCTCAAGCTGAGTTCTTTACAAAGTTACCAGAGATAGATGAAGAGATTGAAGTAGTAACGTATGTAGCTGGTGTAGGTGATATTTCAACGGATTTATTATCTCCAGGAGCGGATGCGCATTCAAGATCAGATCGTGAGTTACACGGACAATCTATGTTCGAGCATAATAAAGACATGCAAAATGAATTATTAGCATTACAAAAAGAGCACCCAAACAAGCGTGTAATGTTAATTGCTGAAAAAGGAACAATGGGGGTTGGTTCTTCTAGAATGTCAGGTGTAAATAATGTGGCTTTATGGACAGGTATTCCTTCAAGTCCTTATGTACCATTTATCAATATTGCACCAGTAATTGCTGGTACAAATGGTATTGCTCCAATTTTCTTAACTACAGTGGGTGTAACTGGAGGTATTGGAATTGATTTAAAGAATTGGGTAAAGCAAAAAGATGAAAATGGAAATACCATTGTTGATGAAGATGGTGATCCAATTTTAAAAGAAATGTATTCTGTAAAAACAGGTACAGTTTTAACAATAAACACTAAAGAAAAAAAATTATATAACGGAACTCAAGAGTTAAAAGACATCTCTACTGCATTAACTCCTCCGAAAATGGAGTTTATCAAAGCAGGTGGATCTTATGCCGTTGTATTTGGTAAGAAATTACAAACTTTTGCATGTAAAGTTTTAGGAATTGATGTTCCTCAAGTATATGCTCCTTCTAAAGAAATATCTATTGAAGGTCAAGGTTTAACAGCTGTAGAAAAGATTTTTAATAGAAATGCAGTAGGAAACACACCAGGTGTTACGTTACATGCAGGATCTAATACTCGTGTAGAAGTAAATATTGTAGGATCTCAAGATACTACAGGGTTAATGACTTCTCAAGAATTAGAAATGATGGCTGCAACGGTTATTTCTCCAATCGTAGATGCTGGGTACCAATCAGGATGTCACACAGCTTCAGTTTGGGATGATAAGTCAAAAGCGAACATTCCAAGATTAATGAAGTTTATGAATGACTTTGGTTTAATTACAGGTCGTGATCCTAAAGGAGTGTACCACCCAATGACGGATGTTATTCACAAGGTATTAAATGACATTGCTGTAGATGATTGGGATGTAATTATTGGTGGTGATTCACATACACGTATGGCAAAAGGTGTTGCATTTGGTGCAGATTCAGGAACAGTAGCTCTAGCTTTAGCAACTGGAGAAGCTACAATGCCAATTCCTCAGTCTGTAAAGGTTACATTTAAAGGAAACATGGTTCCTTATATGGACTTCCGTGATGTAGTGCACGCTACACAACAACAAATGTTAGATCAATTTGAAGGAGAAAATGTATTCCAAGGAAAAATTATTGAAGTACATATTGGAACGTTAACTTCAGATCAAGCATTTACATTTACAGATTGGACTGCAGAAATGAAAGCGAAAGCTTCTATTTGTATTTCAGAAGATGAAACATTAATCGAGTCGTTAGAAATTTCAAGAGATCGTATCCAAATTATGATTGATAAAGGAATGGACAACGAGAAGCAAGTATTACAAGGTTTAGTAGATAAAGCGAATGCTCGTATAGCAGAACTTCAATCAGGTTCTAGACCTGCATTAAAACCAGATGCTGATGCAAAGTATTATGCAGAAGTAGTAATCGATTTAGATAAGATTGTTGAGCCAATGATCGCTGATCCAGATGTAAATAATGAGGATGTATCTAAGCGTTATACACATGACAATATCCAACCATTATCTTTCTACGGAGGAACTAAAAAAGTAGATTTAGGATTTGTTGGGTCTTGTATGATTCACAAAGGAGACATGAAGATTTTAGCGCAAATGCTAAAGAACATTGAAGCACAACAAGGTAAAGTAGAATTCAATGCACCATTAGTAGTTGCACCTCCAACATATAATATTGTAGATGAATTAAAGGCAGAAGGAGATTGGGATGTGTTAGCTAAGTATTCTGGTTTTGTATTTGATGATGATGCACCAAAAGCGGCTGCACGTACAAAATATGAAAACGTATTATATTTAGAGCGCCCAGGATGTAACTTATGTATGGGGAACCAGGAAAAGGCGGAGCCAGGAGATACAGTAATGGCTACTTCAACACGTTTATTCCAAGGTCGTGTAGTAAGAGATTCAGATGAGAAAAAAGGAGAATCTTTATTATCATCAACTCCAGTAGTAGTGTTATCTTCAATTTTAGGAAGAACTCCAACTTTAGAAGAGTATCAAGCAGCTGTGGAAGGTATTGTGTTAACTAAGTTTAAGCCTTCACAAAAGCAATTGGTAATGTAA
- a CDS encoding DUF6495 family protein, with protein sequence MKYRQLTKEQFESLHEEFARFLASQSIDKKEWEELKEMKPQVAEDEMNIFSDVVWDDVLTRTNYLEHFSPKVVNLFKCEEDEIKRIVIELNRDINVLEQKGYEWLLKNPQDVTVEYLQGSKQYIKERNVEIFDLIEKGSNISKGELFEYFNRLINQ encoded by the coding sequence ATGAAATATAGACAACTTACTAAAGAACAATTTGAAAGCTTGCATGAAGAATTTGCACGTTTTTTAGCATCACAAAGTATCGATAAAAAAGAATGGGAAGAGCTTAAGGAAATGAAACCTCAAGTTGCAGAAGATGAAATGAATATATTTAGTGATGTCGTTTGGGATGATGTACTTACTAGAACAAATTATTTAGAGCATTTTTCACCTAAAGTAGTTAACTTATTTAAATGTGAAGAGGATGAGATAAAGAGAATTGTTATAGAACTTAATAGAGATATTAATGTTTTAGAACAAAAAGGATATGAGTGGTTATTAAAGAACCCTCAAGATGTAACGGTAGAATATCTTCAGGGCTCAAAACAATATATTAAAGAAAGAAATGTTGAAATTTTCGATTTAATTGAAAAGGGAAGTAACATTTCTAAAGGTGAATTATTCGAGTATTTTAATCGACTAATAAATCAATAA
- a CDS encoding Crp/Fnr family transcriptional regulator, translating into MRALWYFEEVNLFKILCPHKYSEYKVGHEFNSYRKSDYIYFEDDAANKLYLIDEGKVKIGYYTEEGEEVIKAILTKGELFGEKAILGVERRNEFAQAIDNRTLICPVSKDTMYDLMRENASISFKIYKFIGLRMKKLERRLQLLLFKDTKTRLLEFFKDLCEEYGYECPENGDHVIKHPYNQKDIATLIGTSRQTLNTIMNELKQDNVIDFNRKELRLRKKIA; encoded by the coding sequence ATGAGAGCTCTTTGGTACTTTGAAGAAGTTAATTTATTTAAAATACTGTGTCCGCATAAATATTCGGAATATAAAGTAGGACATGAGTTTAACTCATATAGAAAGAGCGACTATATTTATTTTGAAGACGATGCTGCCAATAAGTTATACTTGATAGACGAAGGGAAAGTAAAAATTGGTTACTATACAGAAGAAGGAGAAGAGGTAATCAAAGCTATTTTAACAAAAGGAGAGTTGTTTGGAGAAAAAGCTATATTGGGAGTTGAAAGAAGAAATGAATTTGCACAAGCTATAGATAATCGAACACTTATTTGCCCAGTATCTAAGGATACTATGTATGATCTAATGAGAGAAAATGCTTCTATAAGTTTTAAAATATATAAGTTTATAGGGTTGCGAATGAAAAAGTTAGAGAGAAGATTACAACTACTTTTGTTTAAAGATACCAAAACACGATTATTAGAGTTCTTTAAAGATCTTTGTGAGGAATATGGATATGAATGTCCTGAAAATGGAGATCACGTAATAAAACACCCTTACAATCAAAAAGATATTGCGACATTAATAGGTACTTCAAGGCAAACTTTAAATACCATTATGAATGAGTTAAAACAAGACAATGTTATTGATTTTAACAGAAAAGAACTTAGACTTCGTAAAAAAATTGCTTAA
- the argE gene encoding acetylornithine deacetylase, which translates to MTAKEILAKLVSFGVLSKQNNISLVDWISEYITQFGIETVYVYNEEKTQASLHCRIGPAVDGGIILSGHTDVVPVKGQPWNTDPFELIEKEGNLYGRGACDMKGYLACFLSVLPQMVTANLSVPIYFAISYDEEIGCLRAPELAEHIKSYYSEKPKYAIIGEPSMMQPIVGQKGILYVETKVNGSQGHSSRIEKEVSAIHESTRLILWLENKMKELSQKSRNESFLPPHSTMHVGQIAGGIATNVVAGNTTFQWDVRSIPEDSIMDIVNEYQGYCDELQLEKRKLFPNFKIENTLLHPPVPGLQTDEKASIVDLISEVTGNSTPSYVAYATEAGQFAEAGFESIICGPGSIEQAHRANEFVSSEQLNLGVEMIENIVKKISN; encoded by the coding sequence ATGACAGCAAAAGAAATCTTAGCAAAACTGGTAAGTTTTGGAGTATTGAGTAAACAGAATAATATTTCTTTAGTCGATTGGATAAGTGAATACATTACCCAATTTGGTATAGAAACAGTATATGTGTATAATGAAGAAAAAACGCAAGCATCATTACATTGTAGAATTGGCCCGGCTGTAGATGGAGGAATCATTTTATCTGGTCATACCGATGTGGTACCAGTAAAAGGACAGCCTTGGAATACAGATCCTTTTGAATTGATTGAAAAAGAGGGTAATTTATACGGAAGAGGTGCTTGTGATATGAAAGGATATTTAGCCTGCTTTTTATCTGTATTACCTCAAATGGTTACGGCTAATTTATCCGTACCCATATATTTTGCAATTTCTTATGATGAAGAAATAGGTTGTTTAAGAGCACCAGAATTGGCAGAACATATAAAGTCGTATTATTCGGAAAAACCAAAATATGCCATTATTGGAGAACCTTCCATGATGCAACCAATAGTTGGACAGAAAGGAATCTTATATGTTGAAACAAAAGTGAATGGAAGCCAGGGACATAGTAGTAGAATAGAGAAGGAGGTAAGTGCAATTCATGAGAGTACTAGATTAATTCTTTGGTTAGAAAATAAAATGAAAGAGTTATCTCAAAAGAGTAGAAATGAATCTTTTTTACCACCACATTCAACAATGCATGTTGGGCAAATTGCAGGAGGAATTGCTACGAATGTTGTAGCAGGGAATACAACATTTCAATGGGATGTTCGATCGATTCCTGAAGATAGTATAATGGATATTGTAAATGAGTATCAAGGATATTGCGATGAACTTCAGTTGGAAAAGAGAAAACTATTTCCAAATTTTAAAATAGAAAATACCTTATTGCACCCACCAGTTCCAGGATTACAAACGGATGAAAAAGCCTCCATTGTTGATCTAATTTCAGAAGTAACGGGTAATAGTACCCCTAGCTATGTAGCGTATGCCACTGAAGCTGGTCAATTCGCCGAAGCAGGTTTTGAAAGTATTATCTGTGGTCCAGGGTCAATCGAACAAGCACATCGAGCCAATGAATTTGTATCTTCAGAGCAACTGAATTTAGGTGTTGAAATGATAGAAAACATTGTAAAAAAGATAAGTAATTAA